The following proteins come from a genomic window of Desulfurococcus sp.:
- a CDS encoding 50S ribosomal protein L30e has product MSGQTDLLRAIRMAAETGHIEYGARKVRKLVLHGKAKAVIIALNAPAELKRDIEYYAKLSGIPVIVFPGTSVELGTFLGRPHSITSIAVIEPGGSNILDIAREVSGK; this is encoded by the coding sequence ATGAGTGGGCAGACAGACCTGCTTAGAGCTATCAGGATGGCCGCTGAAACAGGCCACATAGAGTACGGGGCGAGAAAAGTCAGAAAGCTAGTACTCCACGGTAAGGCAAAAGCGGTTATAATAGCATTGAACGCTCCAGCCGAGTTGAAGAGGGATATAGAGTACTATGCTAAGCTAAGCGGCATTCCTGTAATAGTATTCCCGGGAACTAGTGTAGAGCTAGGTACATTTCTAGGACGACCCCATAGTATTACTTCAATAGCTGTCATCGAGCCTGGAGGCTCCAACATCCTCGATATAGCTAGGGAGGTGTCGGGTAAGTGA